In one Columba livia isolate bColLiv1 breed racing homer chromosome 23, bColLiv1.pat.W.v2, whole genome shotgun sequence genomic region, the following are encoded:
- the LOC135576234 gene encoding feather keratin 1-like — translation MSCYNPCLPCQPCGPTPLANSCNEPCVQQCQDSRVVIEPPAVVVTLPGPILSSFPQNTAVGSSTSAAVGSILSSQGVPINSGGFGLSGLGSGICGTRRCFPC, via the coding sequence atgtcctgctacaacccgtgcctgccctgccagccctgcggcccaaccccgctggccaacagctgcaatgagccatgtgtccagcagtgccaggactccagAGTTGTCATCGAGCCCCCAgctgtggtggtgaccctgcccggccccatcctcagctccttcccgcaGAACACCGCCgtgggctcctccacctccgctgctgttggcagcatcctcagctctcagGGAGTGCCCATCAACTCCGGGGGCTTTGGCCTGTCTGGCTTGGGCAGCGGCATCTGCGGCACGAGGAGGTGTTTCCCCTGCTAA